Within the uncultured Draconibacterium sp. genome, the region TATGGATACCCTACAACCAGGAATTGGATTTTTGGGCTTAAGCTAAGTTTTTAAGTGAAGTGTATAAATGTTAAAAATTAGAAAAATGAAAAAGATATTTATAATTGCCTTTTTAAGTTTTTTCTTGTTTAGCTGCGATGATCAGTTAAATATTGAAACCAGAGATTTTGTAAATACAGACGGGCTGTTTGAAAATGACGCAAAAACCCTGGCTAATGCAACAAATGCCTTATTTGATGTTTGGTACGACAGGGGACGACAAATCGAATATTATGGTTGTTTCGAAAATTTGGGAACCGATTTAGGTTCGGTAAATTTGTACAACATTGACCATGGGGAACGATATGATGTATTCAATTCATACGATAATAACTTGAACCCGAGTTTTTACCCCCTGGAAAGATTATTCGAGAAAGAATATAAAATAATCAGTATCGCACTTCGGGTCATGTATCATGGCGAGAATAGTGAAGAAATAAAAAATGATCCGGAAGTTATAAAAGCAGTGGGAGAAGCAAAATTCTTTTATGCATTAGCTTATTACGAGCTTTTTATGACCTTCGGGAATGTTCCCCTGATAAAAGAACCTATTGATAGCCCCAAAGATGATTTTGAACGTACACCCGTTGAAGAAATCATTCCATATTTAGAAACACTTTTATTAGACGCAATTGATGTTCTGGATGAAAATACTAATAATGCCAGGGTAAGCAAAAATGCATGCCGTATGCTTTTAGCAAAAATATATATGGCTGCAGGCGGTGATGTATATCAAACACCTAAAGAAATTGCCGGCAGTTCTTCTGAATATTGGGAAAAAGCTGAAGCAATGGCAGAAGCAGTTATCAATTCAGGACAATTCTCATTGGTCGACTCAAAAATAGGTCCTTTTGCCAATGATGCAGATACAGTTCGTGGAGGTCTTAATTGGTCGGTTACAGCCTATGAAAGTATGAGAGAAGGAATGCAGCAAAAATATATGGTCCGACACCCTAATTATTTTTCTTGTCTTTTTCAAAACCGATTTGAAGGACCGGAAGATGGCAACTTAGAAACAATTTTTAGAATCGCTTTTCAAGGACAAAATGATGACTATGGCAGGAACTACATGCGTTGTGTTTGGACTCCATATTCAAGAAGAGCAAACGGTATCGCCAGGGACTTTTATCTTGGCGGTCGCTCATGGGGAAGGGCCCGCCCTACCGATTATATGAGTTATGATATTTGGGACTACCGGGATGATAAACGCAAAGACAACTACGACCTGAGAAAATATGGTTCCTTCTTTTACCAGTATTATTTCAATGACGAAAACGCATTAGCAAGTCATTTCTTATATATTCGCGAATTCGATGACCCGGGAACTGCCGTAGATACATTATATGGATGGCGACCCGTGGATGGAAGCATTAGCTCAACATCCGGAGTTACAGGTACAATTGTTAAAAATAACCAGATTGATTGGGGCAATAACGGAGATCAGTATTTTACAGCCGATATGTTAATTGTTGACGAAGATTCAGTTTTTGTTCAACCAATTATCACCAACTATCCGGGAAAAGAATTGTCTGAAAAATGGGGTGACTCTTATACTCATCTGTGGTTTCCTAAAAGAGTGTATTACAAAGGCGATACAATCTGGGGTCCACGTCCTGGTGATGAATATTTCCCACGAATGCAAAATGACTGGCAAAGTGTTTATGTGGGGTGCCGGAAACATTCTTATTGGGTAAGAAATGCTTCCAGCTCTGCATCATCCCAGTCGGAGGTGAAATCTTTTGTAAATTCAACAGGAGGGCCTGGCGACATTATTTTATTTAGGTATGCCGAAGCATTTTTAATTGCTGGCGAAGCTGAATTTCATCAAAATAAACTGGATGAGGCAGCTGACCACTTTAATGTGGTAAGAAAAAGGGCTTTTAATAACGGTAATGTTCCTGTAAAATGGAGAGTTGAGCCATCAGAAATCAATATCGATTGGATTCTTGACGAAAGAGGCCGCGAATTATTTGCAGAAGAATACAGATGGTTTGAAATCAAACGTCTTAATAAATGGGATCGTGTGATTAAAAACAACGTGATTGCCGCTTCTAATTTCACCTATGCTAAACACCGGTTGAGACCCATCCCAATTAGTGCCATTGACAGTAATAAAGGGAACCCTGCGGGAATGTATCAAAATCCAGAATATTAAAATAAAATGCCCTCCGCAAGGAGGGCATTTTCAATTTATAAATTTGAAGCAATATTGATGTTAGAAAAAAAGAAAATGTACCTAAAGCTCAATTTTAAAAATTCTCACCGGAATTGTTCCGTTTTAATTGTTTTATTGTTTTTCATATTGAACTTTGCTTTTAGCTATAACACACATGCACAAAGAGTCCGGTATAACTTCAATCCCGGATGGAAATTATATGTTGGTGATATTGAAGGAGCAGAGCAATCCAACTTCGATGACTCCGGGTGGAAAACCATTACTCTTCCGTATGCCTGGAATGAAGATGAAGCTTTCAAGAAAGATATTGTTGATCTGTCAACAGGTATTGCCTGGTACAGGAAAACATTCGTCATGCCCGAAGAGGACAAAAATCCGAAAGTGTTTCTGGAATTTGAAGGGATTCGCCATGCCGGTGATATTTATGTGAATGGAACGCTGGTTGGGCTTCACGAGAATGGAATTATGGCGGTAGGCCTGGATATTTCGCACCTGGTGAAACCTTATCCCGCCAGGAATATGGTTGCTGTGCGAACAAACAACAGTTGGGATTACCGGGAGCGTTTCTACAACCAACGCTACCAGTGGAACGATAAAAACTTCAATGCCAATTATGGCGGCATTCCTAAAAATGTATACTTGCATACTGCCGGAGAGGTATACCAAACACTTCCGCTGTATTCTACACTTGGAACTACAGGCACCTATGTTTATGCCACCGGCTATAATATTTCAGAAAAATCAGCTACAATTCATGTTGAAT harbors:
- a CDS encoding RagB/SusD family nutrient uptake outer membrane protein, whose protein sequence is MKKIFIIAFLSFFLFSCDDQLNIETRDFVNTDGLFENDAKTLANATNALFDVWYDRGRQIEYYGCFENLGTDLGSVNLYNIDHGERYDVFNSYDNNLNPSFYPLERLFEKEYKIISIALRVMYHGENSEEIKNDPEVIKAVGEAKFFYALAYYELFMTFGNVPLIKEPIDSPKDDFERTPVEEIIPYLETLLLDAIDVLDENTNNARVSKNACRMLLAKIYMAAGGDVYQTPKEIAGSSSEYWEKAEAMAEAVINSGQFSLVDSKIGPFANDADTVRGGLNWSVTAYESMREGMQQKYMVRHPNYFSCLFQNRFEGPEDGNLETIFRIAFQGQNDDYGRNYMRCVWTPYSRRANGIARDFYLGGRSWGRARPTDYMSYDIWDYRDDKRKDNYDLRKYGSFFYQYYFNDENALASHFLYIREFDDPGTAVDTLYGWRPVDGSISSTSGVTGTIVKNNQIDWGNNGDQYFTADMLIVDEDSVFVQPIITNYPGKELSEKWGDSYTHLWFPKRVYYKGDTIWGPRPGDEYFPRMQNDWQSVYVGCRKHSYWVRNASSSASSQSEVKSFVNSTGGPGDIILFRYAEAFLIAGEAEFHQNKLDEAADHFNVVRKRAFNNGNVPVKWRVEPSEINIDWILDERGRELFAEEYRWFEIKRLNKWDRVIKNNVIAASNFTYAKHRLRPIPISAIDSNKGNPAGMYQNPEY